The window CGAAGCGGTGCGTCACCTGGCCGAGCAGGGGCCGGACTGGAATGGCGTGCTTTCGGAAATTCTCAACGTGTTGCACCGTGTCGCCATCGCCCAGGCTTTGCCCGAGGGTGTCGACAACGGTCATGGCGACCGCGATCGGGTGCTGGCACTGGCTCAGGCGCTGCCGGCCGAAGACGTGCAGTTCTACTACCAGATGGGGCTGATCGGTCGGCGCGACCTACCCCTGGCGCCGGATCCGCGCGGTGGTTTCGAAATGGTGCTGCTGCGAATGCTCGCGTTCCGGCCAGCCGACACGGACAACGCCCCGAGGCAACCGCTAAAGCCAGTGGGGATCAGCCAGGCCACAGCTGATTCCGCCAAGCCAGTGGCTGCCGCGCCCGTCGTTGCGCCGGCAGTGGCCTCTGCCCCGGCAGCGGTTGAGCAACCGGCCCCGGTGCCTGTCGTCGCGGCGCCTGAGCCCGAGCCTGTCGTCGAGGCGTTGCCGCAGCCGGTCGCTGAAGAAGTGGTCGACCTGCCCTGGAACGACCCGGTCGAGACCCAGGTCGTCCAGCAGCCTGCCGTGGAACCGGTGCTGGAAACCGTCGCCGAGCAACCCGAGTTGCCACCGATGCCTATGCCCACGCCCGACAGCGTGGTACCCGACGCGCCCGAGTGGGTGGCTGCACCGGTGCCTGAGCCCACGGTGGCGGACGTTGATGTCGCCACGCCAGGCATGGACCTGGATGATGAGCCGCCACTGGACGAGGATTACATCGAGCCGGACATGGATTCGGCCTACAGCTATCTGGATGAACTGGCCAGCGAACACGCCGCCGAACCGGCCCCGGAGCCCGAGCCTGAACCGGCGGCGATGCCGGCTACCGGGCTGGCCCTGCAATGGCTGGAGCTGTTCCCGAAACTGCCGATTACCGGCATGACCGGCAGCATTGCCGCCAACTGCACGCTGATCTCCGTGGAGGGCGACCACTGGCTGCTGCACCTGGACCCGGCCCACAGCGCACTGTTCAACGCCACGCAGCAGCGCCGTCTCAACGATGCACTGAACCAGTATCACCAGCGCACGCTGACGCTGAGCATCGAGCTGATCAAGCCTGAGCAGGAGACGCCGGCCCAGGCTGCGTCCCGCCGCCGTGCCGACCGTCAGCGCGAAGCCGAGGAGTCGATCCACGGTGATCCGTTCATCCAGCAAATGATGCAACAGTTCGGTGCCGTGGTCCGTCACGATACTATCGAACCTGTCGAGGCCCCGGTGACCCAGGGCTCATAACTGAAAGCGTCAGGCCGAACGGGCCGGGCGCGGTGTTTATCCAAGTACTTTCGAGGTGATTCTCATGATGAAAGGTGGCATGGCCGGCCTGATGAAGCAGGCGCAGCAGATGCAGGAAAAAATGGCCAAGATGCAGGAAGAACTGGCCAACGCCGAAGTCACCGGCAAGTCCGGCGGCGACATGGTGACCGTGGTCATGACCGGTCGCCACGACATCAAGCGTGTCAGCATCGACCCGAGCGTGGTCGAAGGCCTGAGCGAAGACGACAAGGAAATGCTCGAAGCCCTGTTCGCCGCCGCCGTCAATGACGCAGTGCGCAAGATCGAAGCCAACAGCCAGGACAAAATGTCCGGCATGACCGCTGGCATGCAACTGCCGCCGGGCATGAAACTGCCGTTCTGACTCGCCATCCCGATCGGGATGGGCTACATACAATGCCAGGCATCGCGCCTGGCATTTTTGTTTGTGTCACAAGGCGAGTGCGCTAGAAACTTTACCTGTGGGAGCAAGGCTTGCCCGCGATGGACGATGACGTGCCGCTGCGACGAACCGAGGCGTCTGCATCGCGGGCAAGCCTTGCTCCCACCAGTACCCACTGAACAAACATCGAACGCCGCCCAGCCGGCAATGGTCTGCTTCCTGTAAGTGCCACTCAACGATCAAGGAGACGCTTCCATGTCACAAGCATCGACCACCCACCAGCGCATCGTCCTCGCCTCCCGCCCCACAGGTGCTCCCACCCCGGACAACTTCCGTCTGGAGCAGGTGACGTTGCCGGAGCTGCAGGAGGGGCAGATCCTGCTCAAGACGCTGTTTCTCTCATTGGACCCTTACATGCGCGGACGGATGAGCGACGCACCTTCCTACGCCGCGCCGGTGGAAATCGATGAGGTGATGACCGGTGGTGCTGTCAGCCGGGTCGAGCGTTCTATGCATCCGAAGTTTCAGGAGGGGGATCTGGTGGTGGGCGCTACGGGGTGGCAGAGCCACACTGTCAGCGATGGCCGCAATGTCATTCCGATCCCGTCCGGGCTGCCCAGCCCGTCGATGGCGCTGGGTGTGCTGGGCATGCCGGGCATGACCGCGTACATGGGCCTGATGGAGATCGGTCAGCCCAAGGCCGGGGAAACCCTGGTGGTCGCGGCGGCCTCGGGCGCAGTCGGCTCGGTGGTCGGCCAGGTGGCGAAGATCAAGGGCCTGCGGGTGGTCGGTGTGGCCGGCGGCCCCGAGAAATGCAAGTACGTGGTCGACGAGTTGGGGTTCGACGCCTGTGTCGATCACAAGCGCGATGACTTTGCCGAGGCACTGGCCCGGGCTTGCGACAAGGGCATCGACATCTATTACGAAAACGTCGGTGGCAAGGTGTTCGACGCCGTAGTGCCGCTGCTCAACGCCAAGGCGCGCATTCCCCTCTGTGGCCTGATCGCGTCCTACAACGAGCATGAAGCCCCCACTGGCCCGGATCGCTTGCCGCAATTGCAGCGCACCTTGCTGACCAAGCGCGTGCGGATCCAGGGGTTTATCGTGTTCGACGACTTCAGTGGTCGTCAGCCGGAGTTCATCAGCGCCATGGCGCCTTGGGTGCGTGACGGCAAGGTCAAGTTCCGCGAAGACGTGGTCGATGGCCTTGAGAATGCACCACAGGCCTTTATCGGCCTGCTGGAAGGGCGCAACTTCGGCAAGCTGGTGGTGCGGGTGGCGCAGGATTGAGTATTTGACGCTAATCGGAGGCGCGGGTATAAACCGCGTCTCGTTGTTATGTCGGACATTTCCTCCATGAGCTTCAGCCCTTTGATTCGCCAACTGATCGACGCCCTGCGAACTTTGCCGGGTGTGGGTCAGAAAACTGCTCAGCGCATGGCGTTGCAATTGCTTGAGCGTGATCGCAGCGGCGGTTCGCGTCTGGCTCTGGCCCTGAGCCAGGCCATGGAAGGGGTAGGGCATTGCCGCTTATGCCGCACCCTCACTGAAGACGACCTCTGCCCGCAATGCGCCGACCCGCGTCGGGACGACAGCCTGCTATGCGTCGTGGAAGGACCCATGGATGTGTACGCCGTGGAGCAGACCGGTTTTCGCGGCCGTTATTTCGTGCTCAAGGGGCATTTGTCTCCGCTCGACGGCCTGGGACCGGAAGCCATCGGCATTCCGCAACTGATGGCGCGGATCGAAGAGGCCGGGACTTTCACCGAAGTCATCCTCGCCACCAACCCGACGGTCGAAGGCGAAGCCACCGCCCACTACATCGCGCAATTGCTCAACAACAAGGGCCTGATCGCCTCACGCATCGCTCATGGCGTGCCGCTGGGCGGCGAGCTGGAACTGGTGGACGGCGGGACGCTGGCGCATTCGTTTGCCGGGCGCAAACCGATCGCTTTATAACTGCCACGAATAACCCTGTGGGAGCGAGCCTGCTCGCGATAGCGGCAGATCAGCCACCATTGATGTCGGCTGACACACCACTATCGCGAGTAGGCTCGCTCCCACATGGAGTGTGTGTGCTATTGACGGGCGTTATCTTTCGCTCAGCGAAAACTGCGTCAGGCAGAACGTCGGTATCCCCATGTCTTCCAGGCGCTGCGAGCCAAGCAACTCCGGCAGGTCGATGATCGCCGCGGCCTCGTGGACCTTGGCGCCCATGCGGCGGATCAGGTTGGCGGCGGCGATCAGCGTGCCGCCGGTGGCGATCAGGTCATCGAACATCACCACCGAATCACCCTCGCACAGGCTGTCGGCGTGAACTTCAAGGAAGGCTTCGCCGTATTCGGTCTGGTAACCCTCGGCCAGCACATCCGCCGGCAGCTTGCCTTGCTTGCGGAACAGCACCAGGGGCTTGTTCAACTGATAAGCCAGGATTGAGCCGATCAGGAAGCCTCGCGCATCCATCGCGCCGATGTGGGTGAACTCGGCCTCGACATAACGATGGGCGAAGCTGTCCATCACCAGCCGCAGCGCGGTGGGGGACTGGAACAGTGGGGTAATGTCGCGAAAGATCACGCCCGGCTTGGGGAAATCGATTACGGGGCGGATCAGGGATTTGATATCGAAGGAGTCGAAGACCATCGTCTAGGTGTCCTGGCAGGCTGCAAACGCCGGAGTATAGCGCGGCAAGGCGAACCTGGGCCGCGCGCATGCTCATCAGCCGTCGATCGAGCCACCCGCCAGGGCGCAGAGCTGGATCGGGTCGAGAATATGAATCTCCTTGCCTTCGGCGGCGATCAACTCGTTCTGTTGGAAACGGGTGAATACCCGGGACACGGTCTCCACCGCCAGGCCCAGGTAATTGCCGATTTCGTTACGCGACATGCTCAGGCGGAACTGGTTGGCCGAAAACCCGCGAGCGCGGAAACGTGCCGAGAGGTTGACCAGGAACGTGGCGATGCGTTCGTCGGCGGTTTTCTTCGAGAGCAGCAGCATCATTTGCTGATCGTCGCGGATCTCCCGGCTCATGACTCGCATCAACTGACGACGCAGTTGCGGCAGTTGCAAGGCCAGTTCGTCCAGGCGATCGAAGGGTATCTCGCACACCGAGGTGGTTTCCAGCGCCTGGGCCGAGACCGGATGGGTTTCGGTGTCCATGCCCGACAGACCCACCAGCTCGCTGGGCAGGTGGAAGCCGGTGAGCTGTTCTTCGCCGCCATCGCTCAGATTGAAGGTTTTCAAGGCGCCCGAGCGCACGGCATAGACGGAATCGAAGGTGTCGCCCTGGCGAAACAGGAATTCACCTTTTTTCAACGGTCGGCCCCGTTTAACGATGTCGTCCAGCGCGTCCATATCCTCCAGATTCAATGAAAGTGGCAGGCAGAGCGGAGCCAGGCTGCAATCCTTGCAATGGGCCTGGTTGTGGGCGCGCAGTTTGACTGGCTCGGACATTTCTTAAATCCTTGTGGGAAACACACATAAGCCGTAAGGGTAACTCAGCTAAGGTACTCCGGCCAGTGGGCTTTCATCGTCAAATTGTCGCGCTCAGATGACTCGGGAGAAGCGCTGTCGGTTGTGTCCTTCCAGATAGGCATCAAAGACCATGCACACCGAGCGCACCAGCAGGCGCCCGGCGGGCAGTACCTTGATGTGGCTGCTGTCCAATTCGATCAGGCCGTCCGCAGCCATCTCTTGCAGTTGTGGCCACAACGGTGCGAAGTAACCGCGAAAATCGATGTTGAACGTTTGTTCGATGTCGGTGAATAGCAAATTGAAATGGCAGATCAACTGCTGGATCACCGCGCGCCGCAGCCGATCGTCGGCATTGCACAGCAGCCCGCGACTGGTCGCCAGTTGACCGTCGGCCAGGGTGTTCTGGTAATGGTTCAGGTCGCTGCTGTTCTGGCAGTACAAATCGCCGATCTGGCTGATGGCTGACACGCCAAGGCCGATCAGGTCGCAGTGACCATGGGTGGTATAGCCCTGGAAGTTGCGTTGCAGGGTGGCGTCTTCCTGGGCAATCGCCAGTTCGTCGTCGGGCAGGGCGAAGTGGTCCATGCCGATATAGCGATAACCCGCCGCGGTCAGTTGTTCGATGGTGCCTTGCAGCATCGCTAGTTTCTGCGCCGGGTTGGGCAGGTCCTGGCTGTTGATGCGGCGTTGGGGCATGAAGCGTTCCGGCAAGTGGGCGTAGTTGAACACCGAAAGCCGGTCCGGCTGCAGCTGGATGACTTCCTGGACCGTGCGGGCGAAATTTTCCGGGGTCTGTTTGGGCAGCCCGTAGATCAGGTCGATGTTGATCGAACGGAACTGCAAGGTCCGGGCGGCTTCGATCACCGCGCGGGTTTCTTCCAGGCTTTGCAGGCGGTTGACGGCGCGCTGCACGGCCGGGTCAAGGTCCTGCAGGCCGATGCTGACGCGGTTAAAACCCAGTTCCCGCAACAGGCCCATGGTGGACCAGTCGGCTTCCCGGGGATCGATTTCGATCCCGTAGTCGCCGGAATCGTCCTCCAGCAGGTTGAAGTGTTGGCGCAACCTGGCCATCAACTGGCGCAGTTCGTCATGGTTGAGGAACGTCGGGGTGCCGCCGCCCAGGTGCAATTGTTCTACGCGCTGGGCCGGGTCGAGGTGGCAGCCGATCAGCTGGATTTCCTGTTCCAGGCGTTGCAGATAGGCGTGGGCGCGGCCACGGTCCTTGGTGATGACTTTGTTGCAGGCGCAGTAGTAGCAAATGTTCGCGCAGA is drawn from Pseudomonas rhizophila and contains these coding sequences:
- the dnaX gene encoding DNA polymerase III subunit gamma/tau — encoded protein: MSYQVLARKWRPRSFREMVGQTHVLKALINALDSQRLHHAYLFTGTRGVGKTTIARIIAKCLNCETGITSTPCGECSVCREIDEGRFVDLIEIDAASRTKVEDTRELLDNVQYAPSRGRFKVYLIDEVHMLSSHSFNALLKTLEEPPPYVKFILATTDPQKLPATILSRCLQFSLKNMTPERVVEHLTHVLGVENVPFEDDALWLLGRAADGSMRDAMSLTDQAIAFGEGKVMAADVRAMLGTLDHGQVYDVLHALIDGDAKALLEAVRHLAEQGPDWNGVLSEILNVLHRVAIAQALPEGVDNGHGDRDRVLALAQALPAEDVQFYYQMGLIGRRDLPLAPDPRGGFEMVLLRMLAFRPADTDNAPRQPLKPVGISQATADSAKPVAAAPVVAPAVASAPAAVEQPAPVPVVAAPEPEPVVEALPQPVAEEVVDLPWNDPVETQVVQQPAVEPVLETVAEQPELPPMPMPTPDSVVPDAPEWVAAPVPEPTVADVDVATPGMDLDDEPPLDEDYIEPDMDSAYSYLDELASEHAAEPAPEPEPEPAAMPATGLALQWLELFPKLPITGMTGSIAANCTLISVEGDHWLLHLDPAHSALFNATQQRRLNDALNQYHQRTLTLSIELIKPEQETPAQAASRRRADRQREAEESIHGDPFIQQMMQQFGAVVRHDTIEPVEAPVTQGS
- a CDS encoding YbaB/EbfC family nucleoid-associated protein — translated: MMKGGMAGLMKQAQQMQEKMAKMQEELANAEVTGKSGGDMVTVVMTGRHDIKRVSIDPSVVEGLSEDDKEMLEALFAAAVNDAVRKIEANSQDKMSGMTAGMQLPPGMKLPF
- a CDS encoding NADP-dependent oxidoreductase — translated: MSQASTTHQRIVLASRPTGAPTPDNFRLEQVTLPELQEGQILLKTLFLSLDPYMRGRMSDAPSYAAPVEIDEVMTGGAVSRVERSMHPKFQEGDLVVGATGWQSHTVSDGRNVIPIPSGLPSPSMALGVLGMPGMTAYMGLMEIGQPKAGETLVVAAASGAVGSVVGQVAKIKGLRVVGVAGGPEKCKYVVDELGFDACVDHKRDDFAEALARACDKGIDIYYENVGGKVFDAVVPLLNAKARIPLCGLIASYNEHEAPTGPDRLPQLQRTLLTKRVRIQGFIVFDDFSGRQPEFISAMAPWVRDGKVKFREDVVDGLENAPQAFIGLLEGRNFGKLVVRVAQD
- the recR gene encoding recombination mediator RecR; amino-acid sequence: MSFSPLIRQLIDALRTLPGVGQKTAQRMALQLLERDRSGGSRLALALSQAMEGVGHCRLCRTLTEDDLCPQCADPRRDDSLLCVVEGPMDVYAVEQTGFRGRYFVLKGHLSPLDGLGPEAIGIPQLMARIEEAGTFTEVILATNPTVEGEATAHYIAQLLNNKGLIASRIAHGVPLGGELELVDGGTLAHSFAGRKPIAL
- a CDS encoding adenine phosphoribosyltransferase; this translates as MVFDSFDIKSLIRPVIDFPKPGVIFRDITPLFQSPTALRLVMDSFAHRYVEAEFTHIGAMDARGFLIGSILAYQLNKPLVLFRKQGKLPADVLAEGYQTEYGEAFLEVHADSLCEGDSVVMFDDLIATGGTLIAAANLIRRMGAKVHEAAAIIDLPELLGSQRLEDMGIPTFCLTQFSLSER
- the fnr gene encoding fumarate/nitrate reduction transcriptional regulator Fnr translates to MSEPVKLRAHNQAHCKDCSLAPLCLPLSLNLEDMDALDDIVKRGRPLKKGEFLFRQGDTFDSVYAVRSGALKTFNLSDGGEEQLTGFHLPSELVGLSGMDTETHPVSAQALETTSVCEIPFDRLDELALQLPQLRRQLMRVMSREIRDDQQMMLLLSKKTADERIATFLVNLSARFRARGFSANQFRLSMSRNEIGNYLGLAVETVSRVFTRFQQNELIAAEGKEIHILDPIQLCALAGGSIDG
- the hemN gene encoding oxygen-independent coproporphyrinogen III oxidase, giving the protein MLDAIRWDSNLIHRYDLAGPRYTSYPTAAQFGSQVGTFDLLHALRDSRKALRPLSLYVHVPFCANICYYCACNKVITKDRGRAHAYLQRLEQEIQLIGCHLDPAQRVEQLHLGGGTPTFLNHDELRQLMARLRQHFNLLEDDSGDYGIEIDPREADWSTMGLLRELGFNRVSIGLQDLDPAVQRAVNRLQSLEETRAVIEAARTLQFRSINIDLIYGLPKQTPENFARTVQEVIQLQPDRLSVFNYAHLPERFMPQRRINSQDLPNPAQKLAMLQGTIEQLTAAGYRYIGMDHFALPDDELAIAQEDATLQRNFQGYTTHGHCDLIGLGVSAISQIGDLYCQNSSDLNHYQNTLADGQLATSRGLLCNADDRLRRAVIQQLICHFNLLFTDIEQTFNIDFRGYFAPLWPQLQEMAADGLIELDSSHIKVLPAGRLLVRSVCMVFDAYLEGHNRQRFSRVI